From Penicillium psychrofluorescens genome assembly, chromosome: 6, one genomic window encodes:
- a CDS encoding uncharacterized protein (ID:PFLUO_009242-T1.cds;~source:funannotate), which yields MGNEESTVVDESTRPSVLEARSIEAVAKYIQENKVRRIVVMVGAGISTSAGIPDFRSPDTGIYANLDFLDLPDPEAVFDISFFRDNPKPFYALAKELYPGRYRPTIAHSFIRLLFTKGRLLKLFTQNIDCLERQAGVPGEMIVEAHGSFATQRCVDCKTLYPDDKMQTVIDQGEVPYCSECGGIVKPDIVFFGESLPESFFLNNRLPAAADLCIVMGTSLSVQPFASLPSMCSQGTPRVLINMERVGGLGSRPDDVLLLGDCDAGVRKFARALGWEEELEALWRETNPDPKAREEEDQPPLTRDERLQDEVDRLTEEVDKTLGLTDAYQQRVRARLDQNNNPHRQLQQERVGPGLAHVFPHLAREA from the coding sequence ATGGGCAACGAAGAGTCGACCGTCGTGGACGAGTCCACTCGCCCCTCGGTGCTGGAAGCACGCAGTATCGAGGCAGTGGCCAAGTACATCcaggagaacaaggtgcGGCGCATCGTGGTGATGGTTGGTGCGGGCATCAGCACCTCGGCCGGCATCCCGGACTTCCGCTCGCCAGACACCGGCATCTACGCCAATCTTGACTTTCTAGACCTACCGGATCCCGAGGCCGTATTCGACATCAGCTTCTTTCGCGACAACCCAAAACCCTTCTACGCGCTGGCCAAAGAGCTGTACCCGGGCCGTTATCGCCCGACAATTGCACACTCGTTCATTAGGCTGCTCTTCACCAAAGGCCGGTTGCTGAAGCTCTTTACCCAGAACATCGACTGTCTCGAGCGCCAGGCCGGTGTGCCCGGGGAGATGATCGTTGAGGCTCATGGCAGTTTTGCCACCCAGCGCTGCGTTGACTGCAAGACCCTGTACCCGGATGACAAGATGCAGACGGTGATCGATCAGGGCGAGGTGCCCTACTGTTCCGAGTGTGGTGGAATTGTCAAGCCAGACATTGTCTTCTTTGGGGAGAGTTTGCCTGAATCCTTTTTCCTCAACAACCGACTGCCCGCTGCCGCCGACTTGTGCATTGTCATGGGGACCAGTTTGTCGGTGCAGCCGTTTGCCAGCCTGCCCTCGATGTGCTCCCAGGGCACCCCGCGCGTACTGATTAACATGGAGCGTGTTGGCGGCTTGGGATCTCGACCAGACGATGTCCTGCTATTGGGGGATTGTGACGCGGGCGTGCGCAAGTTCGCTCGGGCGCTGGgttgggaggaggagctggaggcgctCTGGAGGGAGACCAATCCGGACCCCAAAGCCcgggaggaagaagaccaaCCGCCGCTGACCCGGGACGAACGCCTCCAGGATGAGGTTGATCGCCTGACGGAGGAAGTTGACAAAACGCTGGGATTGACGGATGCATACCAGCAGCGGGTGCGCGCACGACTTGACCAGAATAATAATCCACACCGCCAGTTGCAGCAGGAACGAGTCGGACCGGGTCTCGCCCATGTGTTCCCGCATCTGGCGCGGGAGGCGTGA
- a CDS encoding uncharacterized protein (ID:PFLUO_009240-T1.cds;~source:funannotate) — MPKTAMKTKTKRTTTRSPFEPTVTQHHAEDEDMDMDDETSSDESDIPEADEAERKLERMIFGDDEGFMGALKSQQDRADAMALTLKSDAESESGDEEAADGEEVGLEDMADADLFFLDSGTAPVSADIIPSPETPSDAEEEDEEETIPAVWHDSDDERLAVSLTSQSRLRKLRVTESEDIVSGREYVRRLRRQFERLHPMPEWANPELAARRRKTDSDDSDVGSGVEMDTDDDEEQLSMQPLAKLLRNAFDLTRIEDSTHAGGKRKLRQEVIDIQRLKDVGKTQPSSIDSLTFHPHYPLLLSSGPASTLFLHHISPQAPAPNPLLTSLHIKRTPIHTSAFAPPTGNKIFASGRRRYFHIWDLDSGKVDKVNGSADRKEEQKSMERFKLSPCGRYVGLVGTSRKGGGLINVLDAGTAQWIAQVRVDGRGGVADFAWWSDGEGLTVASKNGEVSEWDGRLRRVVARWQDAGAVGTTVLSLGGRSGRTQLGGDRWVAIGSSSGIVNVYDRREWAAAYAAPDKDDQQKQSGIPRNPTPVRALDQLTTPISHLAFAPDGQMMVMASRWKRDALRLVYRNWPTSNTPLGRISSVAISPNSEQLAVANEQGKIRMWEIRG; from the exons ATGCCGAAAACTGCGATGAAGACAAAAACGAAGCGGACGACCACTCGGTCTCCCTTCGAACCCACCGTCACGCAGCATCAcgcggaagacgaagacatggacatggatgatgaGACCAGCTCGGATGAATCAGATATTCCTGAAGCGGATGAAGCCGAGAGGAAGCTCGAGCGCATGATCtttggcgacgacgaggggTTCATGGGCGCATTGAAGAGCCAGCAGGATCGGGCGGATGCCATGGCTCTTACCTTGAAGAGCGATGCCGAGAGCGAAAGCGGCGATGAAGAGGCAgcagatggagaggaggTTGGTCTGGAAGATATGGCCGATGCAGAC CTCTTTTTCCTCGACTCGGGCACTGCACCTGTTTCCGCCGATATCATTCCCTCCCCCGAAACACCGTCCGAtgcagaggaagaagatgaagaagaaaccaTTCCGGCTGTCTGGCACGATAGCGACGACGAGCGACTCGCAGTCTCGCTCACGAGCCAATCCAGACTGCGGAAACTGCGGGTGACGGAGTCAGAAGATATTGTTAGCGGCAGGGAATATGTCCGGCGACTGCGCAGACAATTTGAGCGCCTGCACCCGATGCCGGAGTGGGCGAATCCCGAGCTGGCGGCGAGGCGTCGCAAGACCGATTCAGATGATTCCGACGTTGGCAGCGGGGTAGAGATGGATaccgacgatgatgaggagcAATTGTCCATGCAGCCTCTGGCTAAGTTGCTCCGGAATGCCTTTGATCTCACCCGGATCGAGGACAGTACCCACGCAGGCGGCAAGCGGAAGCTGCGCCAGGAGGTTATTGATATCCAACGCCTGAAAGATGTGGGTAAGACCCAGCCG TCCTCCATCGACTCATTGACATTCCACCCGCACTACCCCCTCTTGCTATCTTCCGGACCTGCATCAACCCTGTTCCTGCACCACATCTCCCCACAAGCACCAGCACCAAACCCGCTCCTAACCTCCCTGCACATCAAACGCACACCGATCCACACTTCCGCCTTTGCGCCTCCGACCGGCAACAAGATCTTTGCCTCCGGTCGTCGGCGTTACTTCCACATCTGGGACCTGGACTCGGGCAAAGTCGACAAAGTCAATGGCTCGGCAGACcggaaagaagagcaaaaatCCATGGAGCGATTCAAGCTATCCCCCTGCGGACGGTACGTTGGCCTGGTTGGTACCTCGCGCAAAGGGGGCGGTCTCATCAATGTCCTGGACGCGGGGACCGCACAATGGATCGCACAAGTGCGCGTTGATGGACGCGGCGGTGTCGCGGATTTTGCATGGTGGTCTGACGGCGAGGGTCTGACGGTAGCTAGCAAAAACGGCGAGGTATCCGAATGGGATGGCCGATTGCGGCGGGTTGTGGCTCGTTGGCAGGACGCCGGTGCGGTGGGCACCACTGTACTCAGCCTGGGAGGTCGCTCCGGCCGGACACAGCTTGGTGGTGATCGATGGGTGGCAATTGGCAGTTCGAGCGGGATCGTCAACGTCTACGACCGCCGCGAATGGGCTGCTGCATATGCTGCTCCGGACAAAGATGACCAGCAGAAGCAGTCTGGGATCCCACGCAACCCAACTCCCGTACGCGCTTTGGACCAGCTCACTACTCCGATCAGTCATTTGGCCTTTGCGCCAGACGGGCAGATGATGGTTATGGCGAGTCGATGGAAGCGGGACGCTCTGCGACTTG TGTATCGCAACTGGCCGACCTCCAACACGCCGCTAGGCCGCATCTCCTCCGTGGCCATCTCTCCCAACTCGGAGCAGTTGGCTGTGGCTAATGAGCAGGGGAAGATCCGGATGTGGGAGATTCGGGGTTGA
- a CDS encoding uncharacterized protein (ID:PFLUO_009241-T1.cds;~source:funannotate) yields MVGIGPKQPPSRKGSIDGLPQNLLQPIKDFEDQFTVDTTKLKEVVDHFVKELEKGLTVKGGNIPMNVTWVMGFPDGDEQGTFLALDMGGTNLRVCEITLTDEKGAFEITQSKYKMPEELKTGTAEEMWEYIADCLQQFIEFHHEGENLAKLPLGFTFSYPATQEYIDHGVLQRWTKGFDIEGVEGQDVVPPLEKILKKRGLPIKVAALINDTTGTLIASSYTDSEMKIGCIFGTGVNAAYMEDVGSCPKIAHMGLPADTPIAINCEYGAFDNEHVVLPLTKYDHIIDRDSPRPGQQAFEKMTAGLYLGEIFRLALLDVLESRPGCIFNGQDTSKLQKPYLLDASFLAAIEEDPYENLSETLDLFERQLNIRPTQPELEMARRLAELIGTRAARLSACGVAAICKKKNIQSCHVGADGSVFTKYPHFKARGAQALREILDWAPNEKDKVSIMAAEDGSGVGAALIAALTLKRVKAGNLAGIRNMDDMKTLL; encoded by the exons ATGGTCGGAATTGGCCCCAAGCAACCTCCCTCCCGCAAGG GATCCATTGACGGTCTGCCCCAGAACCTGCTGCAGCCGATCAAGGACTTTGAGGACCAGTTCACCGTGGACACCACCAAGCTCAAGGAGGTCGTCGACCACTTCGTCAAGGAGCTCGAGAAAG GTCTCACCGTCAAGGGTGGCAACATT CCTATGAATGTCACCTGGGTCATGGGGTTCCCCGATGGAGACGAACAAGGAACCTTCCTGGCCCTCGACATGGGCGGTACCAACCTGCGTGTTTGCGAGATCACCCTGACCGACGAGAAGGGCGCCTTCGAAATCACGCAGTCTAAATACAAGATGCCCGAGGAGCTCAAGACCGGCACCGCGGAAGAGATGTGGGAATACATCGCCGACTGTCTGCAGCAGTTCATCGAGTTCCACCACGAGGGCGAGAACCTGGCCAAATTGCCCCTCGGTTTCACCTTCTCCTACCCGGCCACCCAGGAATACATTGACCATGGTGTCCTGCAACGGTGGACCAAAGGATTCGACATTGAGGGAGTGGAGGGCCAGGACGTTGTGCctccgctggagaagattCTGAAGAAGAGG GGCCTGCCTATCAAAGTCGCCGCACTGATCAACGACACCACCGGAACCCTCATCGCCTCGTCATACACCGACTCCGAGATGAAGATCGGCTGCATCTTCGGCACCGGTGTCAACGCCGCCTACATGGAGGACGTGGGCTCGTGTCCCAAGATCGCCCACATGGGTCTGCCCGCCGACAcacccatcgccatcaactGCGAGTACGGCGCCTTTGACAACGAGCACGTCGTGCTTCCACTGACCAAATACGACCACATCATCGACCGCGACTCGCCACGGCCCGGCCAGCAAGCCTTCGAGAAGATGACCGCCGGTCTGTATCTGGGCGAGATCTTCCGCCTGGCTCTGCTGGACGTTCTGGAGTCGCGACCCGGTTGCATCTTCAACGGTCAGGACACCTCCAAGCTGCAAAAGCCCTATCTGCTGGACGCGTCCTTCCTCGCCGCGATCGAAGAGGATCCCTACGAGAACCTGTCGGAGACGCTGGATCTCTTCGAGCGCCAGCTGAACATCCGTCCCACCCAAcccgagctggagatggccCGTCGtctcgccgagctgatcGGAACCCGCGCCGCGCGTCTGTCCGCCTGCGGTGTGGCTGCCATCtgcaagaagaaaaatatCCAGTCCTGCCACGTCGGCGCGGACGGCTCCGTCTTCACCAAGTACCCGCACTTCAAGGCCCGTGGGGCGCAGGCCCTGCGCGAGATTCTGGACTGGGCGCCCAATGAAAAGGACAAGGTTTCTATCATGGCTGCAGAGGATGGGTCCGGTGTTGGCGCTGCCCTGATTGCTGCTCTGACGCTGAAGCGTGTTAAGGCCGGTAACCTGGCCGGTATCCGTAACATGGATGACATGAAGACACTGCTGTAG